In Porphyromonas cangingivalis, a genomic segment contains:
- the cobM gene encoding precorrin-4 C(11)-methyltransferase codes for MPSQPISKATTSEPTLAIILVSEDSKHLALTIQKELPSAKIFAKSAIEGGEVVSSLAETVAHLFDQVEGLIFIGAMGICVRSIAPHIKDKHTDPAVVNIDSTGRYVVSVLSGHVGGANDLTSHLARILGAEEVISTKSDSTGLWALDTLGTRFGWNTRSSESNFNLPLTLFVNRKKTALLLDIRDKGTDYLERTAPDHVTVFYTYKDIPLAGYELLIAVSPFKYPETTIPTIYFHPKVLRLGLGCRRLCSPAGIPEYISSYLSEHNIAVESIASISTIELKKEEPLLHTLAEQWGVPTNIYTAQELEKVDIPNPSAKVEEVTSSPSVSEASALQSSEFGLLILEKQKGKLSEGNDFTFALAMDRSALRSGHIEIVGAGPGDPELVSVRGKHFLERADLILYAGSLVPIELTHYAKPGAVVRSSASMSLEEQFEIMKEFYDKGKLIVRLHTGDPCIYGAIQEQMALFDAHGISYHITPGISSFQAAAAALRSQFTIPEKVQTIILTRGEGRTPMPDGEKLHQLARSRSTMCIFLSAGIVDDVQQQLLEHYPPQTPVAACYKLTWKDERIYRGQLRNLAKIVKENGLTLTTMIVVGDAIDNRQGLSRLYADEFKHLFRK; via the coding sequence ATGCCCAGTCAACCTATTTCAAAGGCAACAACATCAGAACCGACACTGGCTATAATCCTCGTATCCGAGGATAGCAAACATTTGGCTCTTACGATACAAAAAGAGCTTCCAAGTGCCAAGATCTTTGCCAAGTCAGCAATTGAAGGTGGTGAGGTAGTCTCTTCGCTTGCGGAGACAGTCGCCCACCTCTTTGACCAAGTCGAAGGCCTGATATTCATCGGTGCAATGGGTATCTGTGTCCGTAGCATCGCACCACACATAAAAGATAAACATACGGACCCGGCTGTCGTCAACATCGATAGCACCGGTCGTTATGTCGTCTCGGTCCTCTCAGGACACGTGGGAGGAGCCAATGACCTGACCTCTCACTTGGCTCGCATATTGGGAGCTGAGGAGGTAATCTCAACGAAGAGCGACAGCACGGGACTATGGGCACTCGATACACTTGGGACTCGTTTTGGTTGGAACACCCGCTCGTCAGAGTCAAACTTCAACCTTCCGCTAACCTTGTTTGTCAATAGGAAAAAGACGGCCCTGCTCCTCGACATCAGAGACAAAGGGACGGACTACCTTGAACGCACTGCACCCGATCACGTGACCGTCTTCTATACCTATAAGGATATCCCCTTGGCAGGATATGAACTATTGATTGCAGTTTCGCCTTTCAAATATCCCGAGACTACTATCCCGACAATATATTTCCATCCGAAAGTGCTTCGTCTTGGATTGGGTTGCAGACGTCTATGTTCGCCGGCAGGTATCCCCGAGTATATTTCTTCGTATCTCTCTGAGCACAATATAGCGGTGGAGTCCATCGCCTCAATCTCGACGATCGAACTAAAAAAAGAGGAGCCTCTATTACACACATTGGCCGAACAATGGGGAGTACCAACCAACATCTATACAGCACAAGAATTGGAAAAGGTAGATATTCCCAACCCATCTGCAAAGGTCGAAGAGGTAACATCCTCTCCGAGCGTATCGGAAGCATCTGCTCTGCAATCATCGGAGTTCGGACTTCTCATCCTCGAAAAACAAAAGGGGAAACTCTCAGAGGGCAATGACTTTACCTTTGCATTAGCTATGGACAGATCTGCTTTGCGTAGCGGTCACATAGAAATAGTAGGTGCAGGCCCGGGAGATCCCGAACTTGTTTCGGTGAGAGGTAAGCACTTCCTTGAGAGGGCGGATCTTATCCTATATGCGGGTAGTCTCGTGCCCATCGAACTGACTCACTATGCAAAGCCTGGTGCAGTCGTACGAAGCTCTGCATCAATGAGTCTTGAAGAACAGTTCGAGATTATGAAGGAGTTCTACGACAAAGGAAAACTTATCGTTCGCCTACATACAGGAGACCCTTGTATCTATGGAGCCATACAAGAGCAAATGGCTCTCTTCGACGCCCACGGAATATCATATCATATCACCCCCGGAATATCCTCATTTCAAGCTGCGGCAGCTGCACTTCGCAGTCAGTTTACCATACCAGAAAAGGTGCAAACTATAATCCTAACACGAGGAGAAGGGCGCACACCGATGCCCGATGGTGAAAAACTGCACCAACTGGCTCGATCTCGCAGCACAATGTGCATCTTCCTAAGTGCGGGTATCGTCGATGATGTCCAACAACAACTTCTCGAACACTACCCACCGCAGACGCCTGTTGCAGCCTGCTATAAACTGACTTGGAAGGACGAGCGCATCTATCGTGGTCAACTCCGGAACTTAGCTAAAATTGTAAAGGAAAATGGACTCACACTTACAACAATGATCGTAGTGGGTGATGCCATAGACAACCGACAAGGCTTGTCTCGCCTGTATGCAGACGAATTCAAACACCTATTCCGAAAGTAA
- a CDS encoding bifunctional cobalt-precorrin-7 (C(5))-methyltransferase/cobalt-precorrin-6B (C(15))-methyltransferase, producing the protein MFYVIGIDDNREQHLAPSVLEIIERHRVFSGGARHYEIIKPYLPSEHEWIPIIVPLSKVMDAYREHEDVVVFASGDPLFFGFANTLLREIPERGIKVYPFFNSLQLLAHRLLMPYQDMHIVSLTGRPWDKFDEALITGYEKIGVLTDKNVHTPRTIAQRMLHYGYDNYTMTVGELLGNSECEQVSTHTLQEVLDKEFAYPNNLILHRTYKKVRRLGLPESEFYLLNGRAKMITKMPIRLLSLAMLDLREAKTFWDIGFCTGSVSIEAKLQFPHLQVISFERREEGNSLMEQNTQRFGTPGIVAVYGDFADLDVSAYPTPDAVFIGGHGGRMSEIVRKMSALMPSGAPIVFNSVSEESRRLFESAVKECGLLMQPGIRLEVDEHNPIEVMKAIKN; encoded by the coding sequence ATGTTTTACGTTATAGGCATAGACGATAATAGGGAGCAACACCTTGCTCCATCAGTGTTAGAGATCATTGAGAGGCATCGTGTCTTCTCGGGAGGAGCCAGACACTATGAGATCATAAAGCCCTACCTCCCCTCCGAACACGAGTGGATACCCATCATCGTACCGCTATCGAAGGTTATGGATGCGTACCGCGAGCATGAGGATGTGGTCGTATTTGCCTCAGGTGATCCTCTGTTCTTCGGCTTTGCTAACACACTCTTACGAGAGATACCGGAGAGGGGAATCAAGGTGTACCCATTCTTCAACTCATTACAACTCTTGGCTCACCGTCTCTTGATGCCTTATCAAGATATGCACATCGTCTCCCTGACCGGCAGGCCATGGGATAAGTTTGACGAAGCTCTCATCACGGGGTACGAAAAGATAGGTGTACTGACGGACAAAAATGTACATACACCAAGAACCATAGCCCAACGAATGCTTCACTATGGCTACGACAACTACACGATGACCGTAGGAGAACTCTTGGGAAACTCAGAGTGCGAACAAGTATCGACGCATACTCTCCAAGAGGTGTTGGATAAGGAGTTTGCTTACCCAAACAATCTCATCCTGCATCGCACCTACAAAAAGGTCAGAAGACTGGGACTGCCGGAGAGTGAGTTCTATCTACTCAACGGACGTGCCAAAATGATCACAAAGATGCCGATACGCCTGCTCTCGCTCGCTATGCTGGACCTTCGTGAAGCTAAGACATTTTGGGATATAGGCTTCTGCACGGGCTCGGTCAGCATAGAAGCCAAGCTACAGTTCCCTCACCTTCAAGTGATCTCTTTCGAACGTAGAGAGGAGGGCAATAGTCTGATGGAACAAAACACACAAAGATTTGGCACCCCGGGCATTGTCGCAGTGTATGGTGACTTCGCAGACTTGGATGTCTCAGCATACCCTACACCGGATGCAGTGTTTATCGGAGGTCATGGAGGACGGATGTCAGAGATCGTACGCAAGATGAGTGCTCTGATGCCTTCGGGTGCTCCGATCGTATTCAATTCGGTTTCGGAAGAAAGTCGTCGGCTCTTCGAGAGTGCGGTCAAAGAGTGTGGATTACTTATGCAACCGGGAATCCGCCTTGAGGTAGACGAGCACAACCCGATAGAGGTAATGAAAGCTATTAAGAACTAA
- the cobJ gene encoding precorrin-3B C(17)-methyltransferase, with protein sequence MSRGKIIIAGLGPGGKEDITPAVYEAVAMSDVIVGYKYYFTFVEDIIKPDAVCIDTGMKKERERAEEAFRYAEEGKVVCVISSGDAGIYGMSPLIFEMKDEKKSDIEVVALPGISAFQKAASLLGAPMGHDFCVISMSDLMTPWDKIEKRIIAAAQADFVTAIYNPRSVGRYWQLNRLKELFLLDRDPNTPVGYVRQAGREDQEVTLTTLKEFEPEATDMFTVVIIGNSQTYNSEGRMVTPRGYYRDEDIEADKIGQEIMIKSFRTIDSELKNRDIPLGKKWSLLHSIHTTADFDMENILYVDEGAVEGLHEAFVSGRLKHIITDVTMVVSGIRKGALDRMGIEAKCYLNDPRVAEMAKEKGITRTQAGIRLAVKEHPDALFAFGNAPTALMELCELVRKGQANPSGIIAAPVGFVNVRESKHMVKPFVNVPKIIVDGRKGGSNLAATLVNSILSYDDAHLLRPGRDL encoded by the coding sequence ATGTCAAGAGGAAAGATAATCATCGCAGGGCTCGGTCCGGGAGGCAAAGAAGACATCACCCCTGCCGTATATGAAGCAGTAGCGATGTCGGATGTCATTGTCGGATATAAATATTACTTCACATTTGTAGAAGATATCATCAAGCCCGATGCCGTGTGTATAGACACAGGGATGAAGAAGGAGCGTGAACGCGCCGAAGAGGCTTTCAGATATGCAGAGGAGGGAAAAGTCGTGTGCGTGATCAGTTCGGGCGATGCAGGCATCTACGGTATGTCTCCTCTGATCTTCGAGATGAAGGATGAGAAGAAGAGTGACATCGAAGTCGTTGCCCTACCGGGCATCAGTGCATTTCAAAAGGCGGCATCCCTCTTGGGTGCTCCCATGGGACACGACTTCTGCGTCATCTCGATGTCGGACCTCATGACTCCTTGGGATAAGATAGAGAAACGCATCATCGCAGCTGCACAAGCGGACTTCGTGACAGCCATTTATAATCCTCGCAGTGTGGGGCGTTACTGGCAACTCAACCGACTCAAAGAACTATTCCTCCTTGATCGTGATCCCAATACTCCTGTGGGCTATGTACGCCAAGCTGGACGCGAGGATCAGGAGGTGACTCTGACGACACTGAAAGAGTTTGAACCTGAGGCCACAGATATGTTCACGGTAGTGATTATCGGTAATTCTCAGACATACAACTCTGAGGGACGTATGGTGACACCAAGAGGCTATTATCGAGACGAGGACATCGAAGCGGACAAGATCGGTCAGGAGATCATGATCAAGAGCTTCCGCACGATAGACAGCGAGCTAAAAAATAGAGACATACCTTTGGGTAAAAAGTGGTCTCTGCTTCACTCCATACATACAACGGCGGACTTCGATATGGAGAACATCCTGTACGTGGACGAGGGCGCGGTCGAAGGTCTACACGAGGCCTTCGTATCGGGTCGTCTCAAACACATCATTACAGACGTCACTATGGTGGTATCAGGCATACGAAAAGGAGCACTCGACCGTATGGGCATAGAGGCGAAGTGTTACCTCAATGATCCTCGTGTGGCTGAGATGGCAAAAGAGAAGGGTATAACCCGTACACAGGCCGGTATCCGTTTGGCAGTGAAAGAGCATCCGGATGCCCTATTTGCTTTCGGCAATGCACCGACAGCTCTCATGGAGCTATGCGAACTTGTCCGCAAAGGACAAGCCAACCCGTCAGGCATCATCGCTGCACCGGTGGGCTTTGTCAATGTAAGAGAGTCGAAGCATATGGTCAAACCCTTTGTCAATGTCCCTAAGATCATCGTCGATGGTCGTAAGGGAGGTAGCAACCTCGCAGCGACACTCGTCAATTCGATATTGTCTTACGATGATGCTCACCTGCTTCGTCCCGGCAGAGACCTGTAA
- a CDS encoding AMP-binding protein, with product MVKENFIKLYETSFKENWSLPAYTNYSTGNTYSYADMAKWAAKVHLILEKIGVEHGDKVTIVAKDSSEWCMVYMGVVTYGAIIVPILPDFQPEDIHNIITHSDSKVVFSTGTHMEMLQSEAMPQVHTVIDIETLKTDMRLTRNEVARSLDVEALFANKYPNGFTKDDVKYKEISNEEVLLINYTSGTTGFSKGVIITANNLAGNVVFAKINRIIRRSERILSFLPNAHAYGCAFNFLAPIEAGAHVYMLGSLPTPRILMKAFADVRPHLIISVPLILEKMYKNVLVPTLRKFSMRVLLSLPIVKSIIYGKIRKKLIDAMGGEFREFIVGGAALSEEVTHFLHKIKFPYTVGYGMTECAPLISYENNKKYAPLSCGKILPGLMEVRIADVPESQEPGVGEIQVRGEHVCKGYYKNESATMALFTSDGWLRTGDLGMIDKHGNIFIKGRSKSMLLGPSGQNIYPEEIEAKLNLLPYIAESLVLQRKDHQLVALIYPDETTLKADNITTPEGIQKVMSENRALLNQNLAAYERVAEFRLMDQEFEKTPKKSIKRYLYKAD from the coding sequence ATGGTCAAAGAGAATTTTATCAAACTATACGAGACTTCTTTCAAAGAAAACTGGTCTCTACCAGCATACACAAACTACTCTACCGGAAATACTTACAGCTATGCAGACATGGCTAAGTGGGCGGCTAAAGTACACTTGATACTCGAAAAGATCGGTGTCGAACATGGAGACAAAGTCACCATCGTAGCGAAAGACAGTTCGGAGTGGTGTATGGTTTATATGGGTGTGGTCACTTATGGAGCAATCATCGTACCTATCCTGCCGGACTTCCAACCCGAAGACATCCACAACATCATCACCCACAGTGACTCGAAGGTGGTCTTCTCTACCGGCACTCACATGGAGATGCTTCAAAGCGAAGCAATGCCTCAAGTCCACACAGTAATAGATATAGAGACACTCAAGACAGACATGAGACTTACACGTAACGAGGTCGCTCGCAGTCTTGATGTCGAAGCTTTGTTCGCCAACAAATATCCCAACGGCTTCACCAAGGATGATGTTAAATACAAGGAGATAAGCAACGAAGAAGTCCTTCTCATCAATTACACCTCAGGCACAACCGGATTCAGCAAGGGGGTCATCATCACAGCCAACAATCTTGCGGGCAACGTTGTGTTTGCAAAGATCAATCGGATCATTCGCAGATCGGAACGCATCCTTAGCTTCCTCCCCAATGCACATGCCTATGGCTGTGCATTCAACTTCCTTGCACCGATCGAGGCCGGAGCGCACGTGTATATGCTGGGATCACTCCCCACTCCACGCATCTTGATGAAAGCCTTTGCGGATGTGCGTCCACACCTCATCATCAGCGTACCTCTTATCCTTGAGAAGATGTACAAGAATGTCCTTGTGCCCACGTTGCGTAAGTTCTCAATGAGAGTTCTACTCAGCCTGCCTATCGTCAAGAGTATCATCTACGGTAAGATTCGCAAAAAGCTCATCGACGCCATGGGGGGAGAGTTCAGAGAGTTCATCGTCGGAGGCGCGGCACTGAGTGAAGAAGTGACACACTTCTTACACAAGATCAAGTTTCCATACACCGTCGGCTATGGCATGACCGAGTGTGCCCCACTGATCTCTTACGAAAACAACAAAAAATATGCCCCACTTTCTTGCGGTAAGATACTCCCCGGCCTGATGGAGGTACGCATAGCCGATGTACCGGAGTCACAAGAGCCCGGTGTGGGTGAGATCCAAGTACGTGGCGAACATGTGTGTAAAGGGTACTACAAAAATGAGAGTGCAACCATGGCTCTATTCACTTCCGATGGGTGGCTACGCACAGGCGACCTCGGCATGATCGACAAGCATGGCAACATCTTCATCAAAGGTCGCAGTAAGAGTATGCTACTCGGACCCTCAGGGCAGAACATATACCCTGAAGAGATCGAAGCAAAACTCAATCTTCTCCCTTACATAGCAGAGTCTCTTGTACTACAAAGAAAAGACCATCAACTCGTCGCTCTCATTTATCCTGATGAGACGACCCTCAAGGCTGACAACATCACGACACCCGAAGGTATCCAAAAGGTGATGTCAGAGAACCGTGCCTTACTCAACCAAAATCTTGCGGCGTATGAGCGTGTCGCGGAGTTCAGATTGATGGATCAGGAGTTCGAAAAGACGCCTAAAAAGAGTATCAAGAGATACCTCTACAAAGCAGACTGA
- a CDS encoding class II fructose-bisphosphate aldolase codes for MVSYKELGLVNTREMFEKAMAGKYAIPAFNFNNLEQMQAIIQAIVETKSPVILQVSSGARKYANQTLLRYMAQGAVEYAKELGCENPQICLHLDHGDTFELCKSCIDMGFSSVMIDGSHLPYEENIKLTKQVVEYAHQHDVTVEGELGVLAGVEDDVVAESHTYTRPEEVVDFVTRTGVDSLAISIGTSHGANKFTPEQCTRNEKGQLIPPPLRFDILEEIEKRIPGFPIVLHGSSSVPQDKVDTINQYGGKLKDAIGIPEDQLRRAASSAVCKINIDSDGRLAMTAAVRKVFHDSPAEFDPRKYLGPARDSLKELYKHKVNNVLGSNDKI; via the coding sequence ATGGTAAGTTACAAAGAATTAGGGCTTGTCAATACCCGAGAAATGTTTGAAAAGGCAATGGCGGGAAAGTATGCTATCCCTGCGTTCAACTTCAATAACTTGGAGCAGATGCAAGCCATCATTCAGGCTATAGTCGAGACCAAGTCTCCGGTGATCTTGCAGGTCTCCAGTGGAGCTCGTAAGTATGCCAATCAGACTCTCCTACGCTATATGGCTCAAGGTGCGGTTGAATATGCCAAGGAATTGGGGTGTGAGAATCCGCAGATATGTCTTCACTTGGACCACGGAGATACATTCGAACTATGCAAGAGTTGTATCGACATGGGGTTCTCTTCCGTGATGATCGATGGGTCTCACTTGCCTTATGAGGAGAATATCAAACTCACTAAGCAGGTCGTGGAGTATGCTCACCAACACGATGTCACCGTCGAGGGTGAACTCGGTGTGCTCGCCGGAGTCGAAGACGATGTCGTCGCAGAATCACACACATACACTCGTCCTGAAGAAGTCGTCGACTTCGTGACACGTACAGGTGTGGACTCTTTGGCTATTTCGATCGGTACATCTCATGGTGCAAATAAGTTTACACCTGAGCAGTGCACACGTAATGAAAAGGGACAGCTCATCCCTCCTCCTCTTCGTTTTGATATTCTCGAAGAGATCGAAAAGCGTATCCCCGGTTTTCCTATCGTCCTTCATGGCTCTTCTTCTGTGCCACAGGACAAGGTCGATACAATAAACCAGTATGGTGGTAAACTCAAAGATGCCATCGGTATTCCTGAAGATCAGCTTCGAAGAGCTGCAAGTTCGGCAGTGTGTAAGATCAATATCGACTCAGACGGTCGTCTCGCAATGACTGCTGCGGTGCGTAAGGTCTTCCATGACAGCCCTGCCGAGTTTGACCCTCGTAAGTATTTGGGTCCTGCACGTGACAGCTTGAAGGAACTTTACAAACATAAAGTGAACAACGTCCTCGGATCCAACGACAAGATCTGA
- the trmB gene encoding tRNA (guanosine(46)-N7)-methyltransferase TrmB, with protein sequence MSKNKLEKFAEMAALPNVLEYPFGVLREGAAFPYKGRWHSEVFGNNNPIILELGCGRGEYTVGLGRLYPDKNFIGIDIKGNRMWTGATTAHREGLDNVRFLRTHIEMLTEFFAHEEVAEIWITFPDPQMKKVRKRLTSVRFLQMYKSILDTDSGVLHLKSDSPFLYTFTKALAEHNGLTIIEDIQDIHNNVPEDSVLRMIRTYYESQWVNRGLTINYLALRLDNLSEASTDPDIEIEHDSYRSYGRQRRSEINLL encoded by the coding sequence ATGTCCAAAAATAAATTAGAAAAGTTTGCAGAGATGGCTGCTCTTCCCAATGTCTTAGAGTATCCTTTTGGGGTGCTCAGAGAGGGGGCGGCTTTCCCTTACAAGGGACGTTGGCATTCGGAAGTCTTCGGAAATAATAATCCCATAATCCTTGAACTCGGATGTGGTAGAGGCGAATATACGGTGGGGCTTGGGCGTCTCTATCCTGATAAGAACTTTATCGGGATAGACATCAAGGGAAATCGTATGTGGACCGGGGCAACCACAGCGCACCGTGAGGGGCTTGACAATGTCAGATTTCTACGTACACACATCGAGATGCTCACTGAGTTTTTCGCACACGAAGAAGTAGCTGAAATCTGGATTACATTTCCCGATCCACAGATGAAGAAAGTGCGCAAGAGACTTACTTCCGTGAGGTTCTTACAGATGTATAAGAGTATCCTTGATACTGACAGCGGAGTATTGCATCTTAAGAGCGACAGCCCTTTTCTTTATACTTTCACTAAGGCTTTGGCTGAGCACAATGGCTTGACCATAATTGAGGACATACAAGACATTCACAACAATGTGCCGGAGGACTCCGTGCTCAGGATGATCCGTACCTACTACGAGTCTCAGTGGGTCAATAGAGGACTCACGATTAACTATCTGGCTCTGAGGTTGGACAACCTTTCTGAGGCTTCTACCGATCCTGACATCGAGATCGAGCATGATTCATACCGGAGCTACGGCCGTCAGAGACGAAGCGAAATAAACTTACTGTAA
- a CDS encoding Mrp/NBP35 family ATP-binding protein has product MSLKLYPNLILDTLRNVRYPGSSEDIVSAGMVEDDIRIDGNKVSFSIRFPKHNDPFAKSVIKAAESTLETFISPEIEVKGNIQALFPEPKAPEKAPILPNVKNIIAVSSGKGGVGKSTITANLAVALAMQGYRVGLLDADIFGPSVPKMFRCEDARPLLADVEGRELIEPVERYGVKLLSIGFFVNPEDPILWRGAMATNALNQLITQGNWGELDFLLLDLPPGTSDIHLSLIQTIGITGAVIVTTPQEVALADARKGVNMFLDPKVNVPVLGVVENMAWFTPAELPENKYYIFGKDGGKRLAEEMNTYLLAQVPLVQSVREAGDDGEPIAHNTETIMGLAFHQLANSVIQRTNVRNETMAPTQKVEVTS; this is encoded by the coding sequence ATGTCACTAAAATTATATCCAAACCTTATCCTTGATACACTGCGTAATGTCCGCTATCCGGGTAGCTCGGAAGACATCGTCAGTGCAGGGATGGTCGAAGATGATATTCGTATCGATGGGAATAAGGTCTCCTTCTCAATACGATTTCCGAAGCATAATGACCCTTTTGCAAAGTCTGTCATCAAGGCAGCTGAAAGTACACTCGAAACATTTATCAGCCCCGAGATAGAGGTCAAAGGGAATATCCAGGCCTTATTTCCTGAGCCAAAGGCACCCGAAAAAGCTCCCATACTACCCAATGTTAAAAATATCATTGCAGTATCATCCGGTAAGGGTGGGGTCGGAAAGAGTACCATCACTGCTAACCTTGCCGTTGCTCTCGCCATGCAAGGGTATAGGGTGGGATTGCTTGATGCTGATATATTCGGCCCTTCTGTGCCAAAGATGTTCAGATGCGAAGATGCTCGTCCTCTGCTTGCGGATGTCGAGGGGCGTGAACTCATCGAGCCTGTCGAAAGATATGGGGTTAAGCTTCTTTCGATTGGCTTTTTTGTCAATCCTGAGGATCCTATCTTATGGAGAGGTGCGATGGCGACAAACGCATTAAACCAACTTATTACTCAAGGGAACTGGGGCGAGCTTGACTTCTTGCTCCTCGATTTGCCTCCGGGTACAAGTGACATTCACTTGAGTTTGATACAGACCATAGGCATCACAGGTGCGGTCATCGTGACTACGCCACAAGAAGTGGCATTGGCAGATGCTCGTAAGGGTGTAAATATGTTCTTGGATCCGAAGGTCAATGTCCCGGTCTTGGGGGTGGTTGAGAACATGGCTTGGTTTACACCGGCCGAGCTTCCGGAGAATAAATATTATATCTTTGGAAAAGATGGTGGTAAGCGTCTCGCAGAGGAGATGAATACATATCTCTTGGCTCAAGTACCTTTGGTGCAGAGTGTGCGTGAAGCCGGTGATGACGGTGAGCCGATAGCTCACAATACTGAGACCATCATGGGACTTGCTTTCCATCAGTTGGCAAACAGTGTTATCCAGCGTACCAATGTCCGCAATGAAACCATGGCTCCCACCCAAAAGGTAGAAGTAACTTCATAA
- a CDS encoding Type 1 glutamine amidotransferase-like domain-containing protein: MKHIFLCSSFSQVVPLFTDFVTAEELKGKTVTFIPTASLTEKVTFYVKAGKKALEEMECIVEELDISSAHIEEIESKLRTNDIIYITGGNTFFLLQELRKSGADRVITSEVLNGKTYIGESAGAMILSPDIEYVRLMDDIEYAPDLSDLEGLGIVDFYTVPHHTNFPFVKAVRKIIQKYDSSLPLRPISNLQAIAIRDKKVSTLTLED; the protein is encoded by the coding sequence ATGAAGCATATTTTTCTCTGTTCATCATTCAGTCAAGTGGTGCCGCTATTTACAGACTTTGTCACCGCTGAAGAACTTAAAGGAAAGACTGTCACCTTCATTCCCACTGCCAGCCTTACAGAAAAGGTAACATTCTACGTAAAAGCGGGCAAAAAAGCACTTGAAGAGATGGAGTGTATCGTTGAAGAGCTGGACATCTCCTCTGCACACATAGAGGAGATAGAAAGTAAGCTGAGGACAAACGACATCATCTACATTACGGGAGGAAATACCTTCTTTCTTCTCCAAGAGCTAAGGAAGTCAGGAGCAGACAGGGTGATCACATCCGAAGTATTGAACGGCAAGACATACATCGGAGAGTCTGCCGGAGCTATGATATTGTCACCAGACATCGAATATGTCCGTCTAATGGACGATATCGAGTATGCACCGGATCTATCAGATCTGGAGGGGCTTGGCATTGTAGACTTTTACACAGTGCCACATCATACCAATTTTCCATTTGTAAAAGCCGTCCGGAAGATCATCCAAAAATATGACAGTTCGTTGCCACTACGCCCGATCAGCAACTTACAAGCTATCGCTATCAGAGATAAGAAGGTATCGACACTGACTTTAGAAGATTGA
- a CDS encoding AraC family transcriptional regulator — protein MIYQTFKPHPDLQGFIKCYWILQVPAEPNPQKQKAIADGYIEMIFHLADDVRTYTEDKGYTIQPRAMILGHPVKPFFFEPTGTVDTFSVRFHPYGFSNLIDLPLKEITDKVLPLEELFGQEFAHQAIHLITQAESTQSRIAMIESLLFKRITTPQMVNHIIKNTIDTMMISKGSPSINVLTKENNTFRRQLERKFTQHIGLSPKQMGKVIRFQTALHMLLNQPEEKSYRISYDAEYYDQAHFIRDFKQFTGLTPKSFFEAPSMKVASLMYAEE, from the coding sequence ATGATTTATCAGACATTTAAGCCACATCCGGATCTACAAGGTTTCATAAAATGCTATTGGATACTACAAGTACCCGCAGAGCCTAATCCACAGAAGCAAAAAGCTATAGCAGATGGATACATTGAGATGATATTTCACCTTGCAGATGATGTCAGGACATACACCGAAGACAAAGGCTATACCATACAGCCACGTGCGATGATACTCGGTCATCCGGTAAAACCATTCTTCTTCGAGCCCACAGGGACTGTAGATACGTTTTCTGTACGATTTCACCCCTATGGTTTTTCCAATCTCATCGATCTTCCTTTGAAAGAGATAACGGATAAAGTCCTGCCACTTGAGGAACTTTTCGGTCAGGAATTTGCCCATCAGGCTATACACCTGATTACCCAAGCTGAGAGTACACAAAGTCGTATCGCTATGATAGAAAGCTTACTTTTCAAGAGGATAACTACCCCACAAATGGTCAACCATATCATCAAAAATACGATCGACACCATGATGATCTCAAAAGGGAGTCCCTCGATCAACGTGCTGACAAAAGAAAACAATACATTCAGGCGTCAACTCGAACGTAAATTTACCCAACACATCGGCTTATCTCCCAAACAGATGGGAAAAGTAATCAGATTTCAGACCGCTCTACACATGCTGTTGAATCAGCCGGAAGAGAAAAGTTATCGGATATCATACGATGCCGAATACTATGATCAAGCTCACTTCATAAGAGACTTTAAGCAGTTCACCGGCCTTACCCCTAAGTCGTTCTTTGAAGCCCCTTCGATGAAAGTAGCCTCCCTGATGTATGCCGAAGAGTGA